CGCGAATGCTCCAAATGGCAACGCCATCAGTGAAGAAGATATTAATAAGTATATGGCAGAAGCGATGTTTATGCGCGCTTGGTGTTACTTTCATTTGGTAAGAGATTGGGGAGGGGTACCGCTGCGAATAGAATCGAACATGGAAGAACGAGATGTTCCAAGAAGTACTGAAGAAGAGGTGTATGGACTTATTGTAAGTGATTTACGATTCGCCGAAGAATATTTGCCGGAAAGCTCTCCGCAAAAAGGAAGACCGATAAAATGGGCGGCGAAAACATTATTAAGTGACGTGCTGTTAACATTGGAGGATTTTGCCACCGCACGTGACCTGGCAGCGGAAGTGATAAATTCCAGCAGCTTTTCTTTAGTAGAAATAAACGATGTAGACGACTTTGAACGAATCTTTGGGGCTGAGGTTGTAGAAAATCCTGAGGAAATCTTCCATTTCAAATACAATAGGCAGGGGCAGGGAAACTACTTTCCCTGGATTGTAAGCCATCCATCAACCGGCCTGCATGGCGCTGGGGGAGCCTTTGCACAATACAGTGAAACGACCAATTTGTTTTATCAGGAATGGGATGATGACGATCTACGTAAATCACTATGGTATACGATGGATTTCGGTATGGGAGATAATACCTTACTGAATAGAAAATTTACAGATCCGGGAGCTCCAAATGAATACGGCGCGATCAATGACTTTCCATTGTATCGCTATCCCGAGGTACTGTTGATTTTTGCGGAGGCCGAAAGTAGGGTGAATGGGGTTACGTCGGAAGCTGTAGATGCCTTGAACCAGGTACATAGAAGGGCTTATGGTTATAATAGCAGTAACCTTTCTCCGGTAGATTTCGATGTAGCACAGTTTAGTCCGGATACATTTATAGACGCTGTACTGCAGGAGAAGGCATATGAGTATCAATTTGAAGGGAAAAGGTGGTTCGACTTAAAACGCACAGGTAAGGCAGCCGATATCATTCTACGAAACAAAGATAAAAACATTGCTGAAAGTCATTATTTATGGCCTATACCATTCTCGGAGCTGAACTTTAATAATGCAATCGATCCTACAACTGATCAGAATCCAGGGTATTAATTACTTGGATACTGATCAAAGTATGGTCATTTTGTTTGTTTTTCTTGTTGCTCACTGGTCTGTCCTTCTTTGAATTCGCGAAGGCCTTGTCCCAGTCCACGCATAAGTTCAGGGATTTTTTTACCTCCGAAGAGGAGTAAAATAGCAAGAATAATGAAGGTGAGCTCCTGACCGCCAATGATACCTAATAAAATTATATATAACATTTTTCTTCGATTTTTTGACTAAAATAGCCCTTTTTACGTTAGAAATTGATTAAAATAGAATTAGATTATGAAGTGATGATGAACGGGTGTACCGATGTTCTATATAAAACATTTTGTCTAAGTTTGTAAAAATTATACCTAAGGTCTTTCGACCTGAAAGTGTTGACAGTGTAAATAAGATATGTTGCAAAATAGCAGAAGAGGTAGAGTATTATAAATGAAAGCTAAAACGCAAGAAAGATCAGATAAATCATCCAATATCCTTCAACGATTGTTGATTATCTTTTTGGTATTTATTTTTTTGATTACGGCAGGGTCACTGCTATTGAGGCATTCCATTTCTGAAAAATTGGTATATCTGAGCAATAAGTTAAAGGCCCCTCCAGAAACTGGAGAAATAAGTAATTTACTACTTGAATTGAACAGTGCTGAAAATGACTTTCAGCAAGCAAGTCTCTATGGCTACGGCGATAAATTGGATGAATATCAGACGAAATTGTTAGGAGTTTTTGATCAAATTGAAAAAATTCTGGAAGAATATCATTCGGAGGCAGACTCTGGTGTATTTGTGCAGGATGAGGCACGATTTAAAAGATCCCTCGATGGTAAACTTGATATTTCATTGAAAGTTTTTGCACTAAAAAAGAACTTTGATTCTTTATTGGCGGTGACTACAAAAGAGCAAATAACGGGGGAGGTGGAAGCCGATAGTAGGGTGACCAAAAAGGAGATGAAAGAATATCAGGCAAGTCAAGATACCATCATGCAGGAGATTGCATCGGCCGTAGAGAAAAAAGGCTTTTTTAGGCGATTGCAAGATGTGTTCTCTCCCGGTTCTGATTCGCTACGCTCTAAGCTGATGGTAGTGACGAAAGAGAATGCCATACGAGATTCTATTTCCAGGGAATTGCAAATACAGAATGAGCGGGGACAGCAGCAGTTGCTTGAAAAACTTAGTAAAGAGCATAATCTACTGGCCCAATCTCAGCAGCAATTAATCTCATCGAATCTATCACTCATTATTCAATTAAGACAGTTAATCGATCAGATAAAAGACAGCTACCTAGAAGCTTGGGAGAAAGACCAACAGGAAACGCTAGAGCGATATGATGAAG
This Olivibacter sp. SDN3 DNA region includes the following protein-coding sequences:
- a CDS encoding RagB/SusD family nutrient uptake outer membrane protein, coding for MEFPIKSIDLTKGRGARLLTAFLILIGLYVCSISCQKDLEEHPKNIVEENFYNTAEEVEAAVNAIFPPIRLGGQGIGTYNSTLECHTDYAYGRASWAQFNEFEGLNTVNANRVGDFWTTFYLCIRNANLVIANAPNGNAISEEDINKYMAEAMFMRAWCYFHLVRDWGGVPLRIESNMEERDVPRSTEEEVYGLIVSDLRFAEEYLPESSPQKGRPIKWAAKTLLSDVLLTLEDFATARDLAAEVINSSSFSLVEINDVDDFERIFGAEVVENPEEIFHFKYNRQGQGNYFPWIVSHPSTGLHGAGGAFAQYSETTNLFYQEWDDDDLRKSLWYTMDFGMGDNTLLNRKFTDPGAPNEYGAINDFPLYRYPEVLLIFAEAESRVNGVTSEAVDALNQVHRRAYGYNSSNLSPVDFDVAQFSPDTFIDAVLQEKAYEYQFEGKRWFDLKRTGKAADIILRNKDKNIAESHYLWPIPFSELNFNNAIDPTTDQNPGY
- a CDS encoding twin-arginine translocase TatA/TatE family subunit: MLYIILLGIIGGQELTFIILAILLLFGGKKIPELMRGLGQGLREFKEGQTSEQQEKQTK
- a CDS encoding HAMP domain-containing sensor histidine kinase → MKAKTQERSDKSSNILQRLLIIFLVFIFLITAGSLLLRHSISEKLVYLSNKLKAPPETGEISNLLLELNSAENDFQQASLYGYGDKLDEYQTKLLGVFDQIEKILEEYHSEADSGVFVQDEARFKRSLDGKLDISLKVFALKKNFDSLLAVTTKEQITGEVEADSRVTKKEMKEYQASQDTIMQEIASAVEKKGFFRRLQDVFSPGSDSLRSKLMVVTKENAIRDSISRELQIQNERGQQQLLEKLSKEHNLLAQSQQQLISSNLSLIIQLRQLIDQIKDSYLEAWEKDQQETLERYDEAVQELDSFTITAIVMVLIFVVLLIIYIRRASRAEDQYKVENARAIALAEQKSEMLATMSHEIRNPLTAITGFVYLMKNTTLTDEQKRMVRSIQTSSDMLMETVNDILDMTKVESQQSDVLKVVSFTPYHEIQETVETMRFIATRKEIELTFTFEGSQDGMVYGDPFRLKQIVINLLGNAIKYTDEGAVEVNCSLIEGNRRGVYDLHVKIKDTGVGIPLDKQSKLFTKYYQAGRDNKRLGTGLGLYICYQLVKLQQGTLQVESVEGKGSLFSFHIPYKSANV